Proteins from one Juglans microcarpa x Juglans regia isolate MS1-56 chromosome 1S, Jm3101_v1.0, whole genome shotgun sequence genomic window:
- the LOC121246929 gene encoding growth-regulating factor 1-like isoform X1, with protein sequence MDFGLMTLEALAGPEGGGGGSSKASDPETKLKGLGSGLVEQEDSGAGEDDWKSSKMAKSDSLSSHKPMPLYHGSPLLRSNAFSTGDGRKEEHTLSFSSVKSEVPFLRKDGRIVDKSIHNSFFPYYQRPPSAYPTNAGCDSGGLNASMHGTFAGVRGPFTPSQWIELENQALIYKYITLNVPVPSNLLSPIKRSLYPYGLSGSTPGSLPHNSSGWGSFHLGFSGNTDPEPGRCRRTDGKKWRCSRDAVADQKYCERHINRGRHRSRKPVEGQTGHAASGTTNSKVVPITSSVSKWVLPSGASNSLTIGQHQLKKMQPGDVVNRSVDAVVSRRQELGALSTMSSTISLKSNESTFTISKQEIPLEELSESLFGLVSTDSLHNPSHMGSCINSKSYGSFLDVNDQETQDQSPLCQFTDDWPKDQSNCSIISWPEELKLDWTHLSMSIPMATSDFSSSSSSPTQEKLPVSPPRLARTQFEPTQMNLGISTELSEPSKNQTNWIPISWGTSMGGPLGEVLTSTTKIARACKNSSALNLLTEGWDSSPQLGSSPTGVLQKVPFGSLSNSSSGSSLGAENKSIREGGSMFDDVLGSTIASSSIPSL encoded by the exons ATGGATTTTGGGTTAATGACTTTGGAGGCTTTGGCGGGTCCTGAAGGGGGAGGAGGAGGTTCTTCTAAGGCCTCGGACCCCGAAACGAAGCTGAAGGGTCTTGGATCTGGGTTGGTCGAGCAAGAGGATTCCGGGGCTGGTGAAGATGATTGGAAGAGCTCAAAAATGGCCAAAAGTGATAGTCTTTCATCCCACAAGCCAATGCCGTTGTACCATGGCAGTCCTTTGCTGAGATCTAATGCTTTTTCCACTGGTGATGGTCGGAAAGAGGAGCATACGCTGAGCTTCTCTTCGGTAAAATCAGAGGTCCCTTTTCTCAGGAAGGATGGTCGGATAGTGGATAAAAGCATCCACAACTCATTTTTTCCTTACTACCAACGCCCGCCATCAGCTTACCCTACAAATGCAG GTTGCGATTCTGGAGGCTTGAATGCAAGCATGCATGGGACCTTTGCCGGGGTTAGAGGACCATTTACTCCATCTCAGTGGATTGAACTAGAGAATCAGGCTTTGATCTACAAGTACATCACTTTAAATGTGCCTGTGCCGTCCAATTTGCTGAGCCCCATCAAGAGATCCCTCTACCCTTATGGTCTGTCCGGCTCAACTCCTGGATCCTTGCCTCACAATTCAT CGGGTTGGGGCTCTTTCCATCTGGGTTTCTCTGGCAACACGGATCCTGAGCCTGGGAGGTGTCGACGAACAGATGGAAAGAAATGGCGGTGCTCGAGAGACGCAGTTGCCGATCAGAAGTACTGTGAAAGGCACATAAACCGTGGCCGCCATCGTTCAAGAAAGCCTGTGGAAGGCCAGACTGGCCATGCTGCCTCTGGGACCACTAACTCGAAAGTGGTACCAATTACTTCTTCTGTGTCAAAATGGGTACTTCCTAGCGGTGCTTCCAACAGCCTCACTATTGGGCAGCACCAGCTCAAGAAGATGCAGCCTGGTGATGTTGTCAATCGTTCTGTAGATGCTGTTGTCAgcag AAGGCAAGAACTTGGGGCCCTTTCCACGATGTCTTCCACAATCAGCCTGAAATCTAATGAGTCTACTTTTACCATTTCGAAACAAGAGATCCCATTAGAAGAATTATCTGAGTCCTTGTTTGGCCTAGTATCTACCGATTCCCTTCATAATCCTTCACACATGGGCTCCTGCATAAATTCTAAAAGCTATGGTTCTTTCCTAGACGTCAATGACCAGGAAACCCAAGACCAAAGTCCCCTCTGCCAATTCACTGATGACTGGCCAAAGGACCAGTCAAATTGCTCGATCATTTCCTGGCCAGAAGAACTAAAATTGGACTGGACCCATCTATCAATGTCAATCCCTATGGCCACCTCTGacttctcatcatcatcatcctcacccaCTCAAGAGAAACTTCCCGTTTCACCTCCAAGGTTAGCTCGAACTCAGTTTGAGCCAACTCAAATGAACTTGGGGATTAGCACTGAACTTAGTGAACCATCCAAGAATCAAACTAACTGGATACCGATCTCCTGGGGTACTTCAATGGGGGGTCCTTTAGGTGAGGTCTTGACCAGCACTACGAAAATTGCAAGAGCCTGCAAGAACTCTTCAGCTCTTAACCTCTTGACTGAAGGGTGGGATAGCAGCCCTCAGTTGGGGTCTTCTCCCACGGGTGTCTTGCAAAAGGTGCCGTTTGGTTCACTCTCAAACAGCAGTTCAGGCAGCAGCCTGGGAGCTGAGAACAAAAGCATCCGTGAAGGAGGTAGCATGTTTGATGATGTGCTGGGCTCAACTATTGCAAGTTCTTCAATTCCATCCTTGTAA
- the LOC121246929 gene encoding growth-regulating factor 1-like isoform X2, producing MDFGLMTLEALAGPEGGGGGSSKASDPETKLKGLGSGLVEQEDSGAGEDDWKSSKMAKSDSLSSHKPMPLYHGSPLLRSNAFSTGDGRKEEHTLSFSSVKSEVPFLRKDGRIVDKSIHNSFFPYYQRPPSAYPTNAGCDSGGLNASMHGTFAGVRGPFTPSQWIELENQALIYKYITLNVPVPSNLLSPIKRSLYPYGLSGSTPGSLPHNSYPEPGRCRRTDGKKWRCSRDAVADQKYCERHINRGRHRSRKPVEGQTGHAASGTTNSKVVPITSSVSKWVLPSGASNSLTIGQHQLKKMQPGDVVNRSVDAVVSRRQELGALSTMSSTISLKSNESTFTISKQEIPLEELSESLFGLVSTDSLHNPSHMGSCINSKSYGSFLDVNDQETQDQSPLCQFTDDWPKDQSNCSIISWPEELKLDWTHLSMSIPMATSDFSSSSSSPTQEKLPVSPPRLARTQFEPTQMNLGISTELSEPSKNQTNWIPISWGTSMGGPLGEVLTSTTKIARACKNSSALNLLTEGWDSSPQLGSSPTGVLQKVPFGSLSNSSSGSSLGAENKSIREGGSMFDDVLGSTIASSSIPSL from the exons ATGGATTTTGGGTTAATGACTTTGGAGGCTTTGGCGGGTCCTGAAGGGGGAGGAGGAGGTTCTTCTAAGGCCTCGGACCCCGAAACGAAGCTGAAGGGTCTTGGATCTGGGTTGGTCGAGCAAGAGGATTCCGGGGCTGGTGAAGATGATTGGAAGAGCTCAAAAATGGCCAAAAGTGATAGTCTTTCATCCCACAAGCCAATGCCGTTGTACCATGGCAGTCCTTTGCTGAGATCTAATGCTTTTTCCACTGGTGATGGTCGGAAAGAGGAGCATACGCTGAGCTTCTCTTCGGTAAAATCAGAGGTCCCTTTTCTCAGGAAGGATGGTCGGATAGTGGATAAAAGCATCCACAACTCATTTTTTCCTTACTACCAACGCCCGCCATCAGCTTACCCTACAAATGCAG GTTGCGATTCTGGAGGCTTGAATGCAAGCATGCATGGGACCTTTGCCGGGGTTAGAGGACCATTTACTCCATCTCAGTGGATTGAACTAGAGAATCAGGCTTTGATCTACAAGTACATCACTTTAAATGTGCCTGTGCCGTCCAATTTGCTGAGCCCCATCAAGAGATCCCTCTACCCTTATGGTCTGTCCGGCTCAACTCCTGGATCCTTGCCTCACAATTCAT ATCCTGAGCCTGGGAGGTGTCGACGAACAGATGGAAAGAAATGGCGGTGCTCGAGAGACGCAGTTGCCGATCAGAAGTACTGTGAAAGGCACATAAACCGTGGCCGCCATCGTTCAAGAAAGCCTGTGGAAGGCCAGACTGGCCATGCTGCCTCTGGGACCACTAACTCGAAAGTGGTACCAATTACTTCTTCTGTGTCAAAATGGGTACTTCCTAGCGGTGCTTCCAACAGCCTCACTATTGGGCAGCACCAGCTCAAGAAGATGCAGCCTGGTGATGTTGTCAATCGTTCTGTAGATGCTGTTGTCAgcag AAGGCAAGAACTTGGGGCCCTTTCCACGATGTCTTCCACAATCAGCCTGAAATCTAATGAGTCTACTTTTACCATTTCGAAACAAGAGATCCCATTAGAAGAATTATCTGAGTCCTTGTTTGGCCTAGTATCTACCGATTCCCTTCATAATCCTTCACACATGGGCTCCTGCATAAATTCTAAAAGCTATGGTTCTTTCCTAGACGTCAATGACCAGGAAACCCAAGACCAAAGTCCCCTCTGCCAATTCACTGATGACTGGCCAAAGGACCAGTCAAATTGCTCGATCATTTCCTGGCCAGAAGAACTAAAATTGGACTGGACCCATCTATCAATGTCAATCCCTATGGCCACCTCTGacttctcatcatcatcatcctcacccaCTCAAGAGAAACTTCCCGTTTCACCTCCAAGGTTAGCTCGAACTCAGTTTGAGCCAACTCAAATGAACTTGGGGATTAGCACTGAACTTAGTGAACCATCCAAGAATCAAACTAACTGGATACCGATCTCCTGGGGTACTTCAATGGGGGGTCCTTTAGGTGAGGTCTTGACCAGCACTACGAAAATTGCAAGAGCCTGCAAGAACTCTTCAGCTCTTAACCTCTTGACTGAAGGGTGGGATAGCAGCCCTCAGTTGGGGTCTTCTCCCACGGGTGTCTTGCAAAAGGTGCCGTTTGGTTCACTCTCAAACAGCAGTTCAGGCAGCAGCCTGGGAGCTGAGAACAAAAGCATCCGTGAAGGAGGTAGCATGTTTGATGATGTGCTGGGCTCAACTATTGCAAGTTCTTCAATTCCATCCTTGTAA